The Flavobacterium piscisymbiosum genome includes a region encoding these proteins:
- a CDS encoding ankyrin repeat domain-containing protein, translating into MSFFKNIFGKKEEPKSSDQIELPWIPETENPWGHTLLDLRPFSQTMISTSENKEMAINAISYNAENGTSFFGQKPANKKKISANISFKTDKTLYPGVLFTPNTMEHKWAVYFDGEFLIFIRSWLREVLVVAKTTQKENELTVETITGEFTPDESPEFTKAILNFILISHSIGEIVPALLPVEFQNNTKSASHWAFSTYGNMAQLGVFDDQFLPVSNSPLRSHSLLHIAVAQGEIKEIENEFKKGVSLNALAGDGLAPLHWSMAAEGIESMTKLLELGADPNSRTYEGATPIMNAVQSNKTEKLNLLLKSGGLINLQDNRGFTALHRACEMGHIDVVKMLLENGADKSISAEGHTALSLAIMTKQNKIVELLN; encoded by the coding sequence ATGTCATTTTTTAAAAATATTTTCGGAAAAAAGGAAGAGCCAAAATCTTCTGATCAAATAGAATTACCCTGGATACCAGAAACAGAAAATCCCTGGGGACATACACTTTTAGATTTGCGCCCTTTTTCCCAAACCATGATTTCTACTTCAGAAAATAAAGAAATGGCTATAAATGCAATTTCCTACAACGCAGAAAATGGCACTTCTTTTTTTGGACAGAAACCTGCAAATAAAAAAAAGATCAGTGCAAACATTTCATTTAAAACAGATAAAACTCTTTATCCCGGAGTTTTGTTCACTCCCAATACAATGGAGCATAAATGGGCTGTTTATTTTGATGGGGAATTTCTGATTTTCATTCGCAGCTGGCTAAGAGAAGTTTTAGTTGTCGCAAAAACAACACAAAAAGAAAATGAACTTACTGTTGAAACAATCACTGGAGAATTTACACCAGATGAAAGTCCGGAATTTACAAAAGCTATCCTTAACTTTATTTTAATCAGCCATTCGATTGGCGAAATAGTTCCTGCTCTCTTACCTGTTGAATTTCAAAATAATACAAAAAGCGCAAGTCATTGGGCATTTTCGACTTATGGAAATATGGCTCAATTGGGAGTATTTGATGATCAGTTTCTTCCCGTTTCAAATTCGCCATTGCGATCGCATTCATTACTTCATATAGCAGTTGCTCAGGGAGAAATAAAAGAAATTGAGAACGAATTTAAAAAAGGGGTAAGTTTAAATGCTTTAGCCGGAGATGGATTAGCGCCATTGCATTGGTCAATGGCTGCAGAAGGTATCGAATCAATGACAAAATTACTTGAATTAGGAGCTGACCCCAATTCACGAACTTATGAAGGTGCAACACCTATAATGAATGCGGTACAATCTAATAAAACAGAAAAATTAAATTTACTTCTAAAATCAGGTGGTTTGATAAATCTACAAGATAATAGAGGATTTACAGCATTACATCGAGCCTGCGAAATGGGTCATATTGATGTTGTAAAAATGCTGCTGGAAAATGGCGCGGATAAATCCATTTCGGCAGAAGGACATACTGCACTTTCACTTGCAATTATGACGAAACAAAATAAAATAGTTGAGTTACTAAATTAA
- a CDS encoding alanine/ornithine racemase family PLP-dependent enzyme, with translation MAFIKLYRKKLKENYDFLNSIFESKNIQWGVVSKLLCGNKLYLKEIISLGAKEIHDSRVSNLKKIKSLDDTIQTVYIKPPAKRSIANIVRYADVSFNTEFYTIQMLSDEAKKQNKVHKIIIMIEMGDLREGVMGEDLIEFYGKIISMPNIEIRGIGTNLNCLSGVMPTQDKLIQLSLYKQLIEAKFNITIPWVSGGTSVAIPLLLKNARPMAVNHFRIGEALFFGKDLFTGETIKGMHNDVFKLFAEIIEITEKPDVPTGELGENVAGNSFSMQDIESFGGTSLRAILDVGLLDMQPQYLEAVDKEITIVDASSDMLVIDISHSAQKYKVGDLISFNIKYMGALYLLNSNYIDKNIE, from the coding sequence ATGGCATTCATAAAATTATACCGAAAGAAGCTGAAAGAGAACTACGATTTCCTGAATTCAATTTTTGAATCTAAAAATATTCAATGGGGAGTTGTATCAAAACTTTTATGTGGAAACAAATTGTACTTAAAAGAAATTATCTCACTGGGAGCTAAAGAAATACATGATTCAAGAGTTAGTAATCTAAAGAAAATTAAATCTCTCGATGATACTATACAGACTGTTTATATAAAACCGCCCGCTAAACGCAGTATCGCTAACATTGTAAGATATGCTGATGTAAGTTTTAATACTGAATTTTATACGATACAAATGCTTTCTGATGAAGCCAAAAAGCAAAACAAAGTTCATAAGATCATTATTATGATCGAAATGGGAGATTTGCGTGAAGGCGTTATGGGCGAAGATTTAATCGAATTTTACGGCAAAATTATTAGCATGCCCAACATCGAAATTCGTGGAATTGGTACGAATTTAAATTGCCTTAGCGGCGTAATGCCAACGCAGGATAAACTGATACAATTGAGTTTGTACAAACAACTTATTGAGGCTAAATTCAATATTACAATTCCGTGGGTTTCCGGCGGGACTTCGGTTGCTATTCCTTTACTTTTAAAAAATGCCAGGCCAATGGCTGTGAATCATTTTAGAATTGGTGAAGCACTATTTTTTGGAAAGGATTTATTTACCGGAGAAACGATCAAAGGTATGCATAATGACGTCTTTAAACTTTTTGCTGAAATTATCGAAATAACCGAAAAACCAGATGTTCCGACGGGAGAACTCGGTGAAAATGTGGCTGGAAATAGTTTTTCTATGCAGGATATCGAGAGCTTTGGAGGAACTTCATTACGTGCTATTTTAGATGTTGGATTGCTGGACATGCAGCCTCAATATTTAGAAGCCGTAGATAAAGAAATTACGATTGTAGATGCCAGTTCTGATATGTTGGTAATTGATATTTCGCATTCAGCACAAAAATACAAAGTGGGCGATTTAATCTCTTTTAATATTAAATACATGGGTGCTTTGTACTTGCTGAATTCCAATTATATTGATAAAAATATAGAGTAA
- a CDS encoding amidohydrolase family protein, with protein MKKALLLLFLSVFLTKTYAQDYFPINESVQNKNKNYTVFTNATIYVTPTQKIEKGTLLVQDGKVVAVGNNITIPKNSITIDLAGKTIYPSFIDIYTSFGIEKPKSNLGRYRDPMYDTKRVGYYWNESVRPEINTYETFKYDQPKAEELLKAGFGVVGTHIPDGIAQGTGILVALNNTENSKQIIANKITNHLAFSRSALTNQAYPSSLMGMMALLRQMYLDLDWYKKGNSDTKDLSLEALANNEKLVQIFTTEDKLNSLRAAKIAKEFGLNYILKGSGNEFERIDEIKNTNAKFIIPISFPEAYDVSNPYLSNQIELTDMRFWNQAPSNLKVLSDNGVVFALTTDKLKKTEDFKPNLLKAIKYGFDKTKALEALTTIPAAILGKSNEIGSLKTGSYANFVITSGEIFDEKTVLYENWVQGTKYVVNDINSKDIRGNYNLTVGKDTYKWKIEGTANAPKSEITTTDDKKVNSTFAVSKNWISLLIKPADTIKSNFTRLTGFIEKPESLSGKAVFANGDELAWTALKTSAFVAVKDTVKPEKPNPVLPLTYPNVAFGDAKKLTAQTLLFKNATVWTNEKEGILTETDVLIKNGKIAAVGKNLSDAAATVIDAKGKHITSGIIDEHSHIAISKGVNEMGHNSTAEVTIQDVVNSEDINIYRDLAGGVTISQLLHGSANPIGGRSAIVKWKWGSAPDDMLYKNQPKFIKFALGENVKQANWGIDNPTRFPQTRMGVEQVFTDYFQRAKEYDESWKKFNGGSKKGKAPRVDLELQTIAEIINKERFITCHSYVESEILMLMNVTEKFNFRVNTFTHILEGYKVADKMKEHGVGASTFSDWWAYKFEVNDAIPFNGPIMHNAGLVVAYNSDDAEMSRRLNQEAAKAVKYGNISEEDAWKFVTLNPAKLLHIDDKVGSLKVGKDADVVLWSDNPLSIYAKAEKTIIEGVVYFDIEKDAEKQLAITKERSLLIGQMLQEKNKGMSTQQPTKKEKTEYHCDTLEQ; from the coding sequence ATGAAAAAAGCCCTACTTCTACTCTTTTTGAGCGTTTTTTTAACAAAAACATATGCTCAGGATTATTTCCCTATTAATGAAAGTGTGCAAAACAAAAACAAAAATTACACTGTTTTTACAAATGCCACCATTTATGTTACTCCAACTCAAAAAATCGAAAAAGGAACTTTACTAGTTCAGGACGGTAAAGTTGTTGCAGTTGGTAATAATATAACAATTCCTAAAAACAGCATTACGATTGATCTTGCTGGAAAAACAATTTATCCTTCGTTTATTGATATCTACACGAGTTTTGGAATTGAAAAACCAAAAAGCAATTTAGGCCGTTACCGCGATCCTATGTACGATACAAAGAGAGTGGGTTATTACTGGAACGAAAGCGTTAGACCAGAAATAAACACCTATGAAACTTTTAAATACGATCAGCCAAAAGCAGAAGAGTTATTAAAAGCTGGTTTTGGAGTTGTGGGAACCCATATTCCTGACGGAATTGCTCAGGGAACCGGAATTTTGGTTGCCCTGAATAATACTGAAAACAGTAAACAAATTATTGCCAACAAGATTACCAATCACCTTGCTTTTTCAAGAAGCGCTCTAACAAATCAGGCTTATCCAAGTTCATTAATGGGTATGATGGCTTTGTTGCGTCAAATGTACCTGGATCTGGATTGGTACAAAAAAGGAAATTCTGATACTAAAGATTTATCATTAGAAGCTTTGGCAAATAATGAAAAACTAGTTCAGATTTTTACGACAGAAGATAAATTAAACAGTTTGAGAGCGGCTAAAATTGCCAAAGAATTTGGTTTAAACTATATTCTAAAAGGAAGCGGAAATGAGTTTGAACGCATCGACGAAATCAAAAATACGAACGCTAAATTTATTATCCCAATAAGTTTTCCGGAAGCTTATGATGTTTCAAATCCGTATTTATCAAATCAAATCGAATTGACCGATATGCGTTTTTGGAATCAGGCACCATCAAACCTCAAAGTATTATCTGATAATGGTGTTGTTTTTGCCCTGACGACAGACAAATTAAAAAAGACGGAAGACTTTAAACCTAATTTATTAAAAGCCATTAAATATGGTTTTGATAAAACAAAAGCTTTAGAAGCCCTGACTACAATTCCGGCGGCAATTCTTGGAAAAAGCAACGAAATTGGAAGTTTAAAAACCGGAAGTTATGCTAATTTTGTGATTACTTCAGGTGAAATATTCGACGAAAAAACGGTTTTATATGAAAACTGGGTTCAGGGAACTAAGTATGTCGTAAATGATATTAACTCAAAAGACATTCGAGGAAATTATAATCTAACGGTTGGAAAAGATACCTACAAATGGAAAATTGAAGGAACTGCTAATGCCCCAAAATCTGAAATAACAACAACTGACGACAAAAAAGTAAACAGCACTTTTGCAGTTTCTAAAAATTGGATTTCCCTTTTGATTAAACCTGCAGATACTATTAAATCTAACTTTACCCGTTTGACAGGATTTATAGAAAAACCGGAAAGTTTATCCGGAAAAGCGGTTTTTGCAAACGGAGACGAATTGGCATGGACGGCATTAAAAACGAGTGCATTTGTTGCTGTAAAAGATACTGTAAAACCAGAAAAACCAAATCCTGTTCTACCTTTAACTTACCCGAACGTGGCTTTTGGTGATGCTAAAAAACTAACGGCTCAAACTTTATTATTTAAAAATGCTACAGTTTGGACGAACGAAAAAGAAGGTATTCTAACAGAAACTGATGTTTTAATTAAAAACGGAAAAATCGCTGCTGTTGGTAAAAATCTTTCAGATGCAGCTGCTACTGTTATTGATGCTAAAGGCAAACATATCACCAGCGGAATCATCGATGAGCACTCTCATATTGCTATTTCTAAAGGTGTAAATGAAATGGGGCACAACTCTACTGCCGAAGTTACGATTCAGGATGTTGTGAATTCTGAAGATATTAATATTTACAGAGATCTTGCCGGAGGTGTCACCATCTCTCAATTATTACACGGATCTGCAAATCCTATTGGCGGGCGTTCTGCAATTGTAAAATGGAAATGGGGATCTGCACCAGATGATATGTTATACAAAAACCAACCTAAGTTTATCAAATTTGCTTTGGGAGAAAACGTGAAACAAGCCAATTGGGGTATCGACAATCCAACCCGTTTTCCGCAGACCAGAATGGGTGTTGAACAAGTTTTTACCGATTATTTTCAACGTGCAAAAGAATATGACGAAAGCTGGAAAAAATTCAACGGCGGTTCGAAAAAAGGAAAAGCGCCAAGAGTTGATTTAGAATTACAGACTATTGCTGAAATCATCAATAAAGAACGTTTTATAACCTGTCACTCTTATGTAGAATCTGAGATTTTGATGTTGATGAATGTTACCGAGAAATTCAATTTTAGAGTAAATACTTTCACGCATATTCTTGAAGGTTACAAAGTGGCGGATAAAATGAAAGAACATGGCGTTGGAGCTTCGACTTTCTCTGACTGGTGGGCTTATAAATTTGAAGTAAATGATGCAATTCCGTTCAATGGGCCAATTATGCACAACGCAGGATTGGTTGTAGCCTATAACTCTGATGATGCTGAGATGTCCAGAAGACTGAATCAGGAAGCTGCAAAAGCAGTAAAATACGGAAACATTTCTGAGGAAGATGCCTGGAAATTTGTAACCCTGAATCCTGCCAAATTATTACATATTGATGATAAAGTAGGAAGCCTTAAAGTAGGTAAAGATGCCGATGTTGTATTATGGAGTGACAATCCTTTATCTATTTATGCTAAAGCCGAAAAAACAATTATTGAAGGTGTTGTGTATTTTGATATTGAAAAAGATGCCGAAAAACAATTGGCCATTACTAAAGAAAGAAGCTTGTTGATTGGGCAAATGCTACAGGAAAAAAACAAAGGAATGAGCACGCAGCAACCTACAAAGAAAGAAAAAACAGAATATCACTGTGATACTTTAGAACAATAA
- a CDS encoding DUF1963 domain-containing protein, with amino-acid sequence MTEIQKIKNSLAKKATEFTAGGFKPTNSISESWIGSVYLYQENEEIPLDNKGELMLPLFQLCLNQLPFVPEILEETKIITVFISKEFPMDLTPNGNNWVLREYKSVDNIVVKDLKNDASFVKPFPLSNKLIEEDYPVWEDPEIPDDISDKINQLEDSGIIDSYYDIIENNYSHKIGGYATYCQSGIDFGEDFEFVFQIASDEKANLNIVDSGNIYLAKNRMTGDWVYYCDFY; translated from the coding sequence ATGACTGAAATTCAAAAAATAAAAAACAGCCTTGCAAAAAAAGCAACAGAGTTTACTGCAGGCGGTTTTAAACCAACAAACTCAATTTCTGAAAGCTGGATTGGCAGCGTTTATTTATATCAGGAAAATGAAGAAATTCCTTTGGATAATAAGGGTGAATTGATGCTTCCCCTTTTTCAATTATGCCTAAATCAACTGCCTTTTGTTCCTGAAATTTTAGAAGAAACTAAAATTATTACTGTTTTCATTTCTAAAGAATTCCCAATGGACTTAACTCCTAATGGAAATAATTGGGTTTTGCGTGAATATAAAAGCGTAGATAATATTGTAGTTAAGGATTTAAAAAATGATGCTTCGTTTGTAAAGCCATTTCCTCTGTCAAATAAACTAATTGAAGAAGATTATCCGGTTTGGGAAGATCCTGAAATACCAGACGATATATCAGATAAAATCAATCAACTTGAGGACTCGGGAATTATTGATTCTTATTACGATATTATCGAAAACAATTATAGCCATAAAATTGGCGGTTATGCAACATATTGTCAATCCGGAATTGATTTTGGAGAAGATTTTGAATTTGTTTTTCAAATTGCTTCTGATGAAAAAGCAAATTTAAATATTGTAGACAGCGGAAATATTTATTTAGCCAAAAACAGAATGACTGGGGATTGGGTTTATTATTGTGATTTTTATTAA
- a CDS encoding Gfo/Idh/MocA family protein: MKSNNKINWGIIGLGNIANQFAADLLLLQDAALVAVASRDHNKAIEFAKKYNCTKSYDSYEALFQDDQVDIIYIATPHDSHAELSIKALENGKHVLCEKPMSLSYKDALRMIEASRKHNKFFMEAFWTRFIPSVKEILEKVHQGIIGDVKYIKADFAFYADDAAGGRLFDKKLGGGALFDIGVYPLFLSYILLGIPKDIMAKSIYHKNGIDLQTSMILQYENAQSVLHASIISESDMKATISGTQGHIQLNSPWYIADGYSVSKNDKKETFSLPNLGIGYTHEAIECHNCIRNNQIESKLWSHQNSLDLSKIVEEIKNQIGLEFS, encoded by the coding sequence ATGAAAAGTAATAATAAAATAAATTGGGGAATTATTGGCTTAGGAAATATTGCAAATCAGTTTGCTGCTGATCTATTGTTATTGCAAGATGCAGCATTAGTTGCAGTAGCTTCAAGAGACCATAATAAAGCAATTGAGTTTGCTAAAAAGTACAATTGCACAAAATCCTACGATTCTTATGAAGCACTTTTTCAGGACGATCAGGTTGATATCATCTATATTGCAACGCCACACGATTCGCATGCCGAATTATCTATAAAAGCATTAGAAAATGGCAAACATGTTTTATGTGAAAAGCCAATGTCGCTTTCTTATAAAGATGCATTACGAATGATTGAAGCTTCAAGAAAACATAATAAGTTTTTTATGGAAGCATTCTGGACGCGTTTCATCCCGTCTGTAAAAGAAATTCTCGAAAAAGTACATCAGGGAATAATTGGCGATGTAAAATATATAAAAGCCGATTTTGCTTTTTATGCAGATGATGCTGCAGGTGGAAGACTTTTTGACAAAAAACTGGGCGGAGGAGCTTTGTTTGATATTGGCGTATATCCATTATTTCTTTCCTATATATTACTCGGAATTCCAAAAGACATAATGGCAAAATCTATTTATCATAAAAACGGAATCGATTTACAGACTTCAATGATTTTGCAGTACGAAAACGCCCAATCAGTTTTGCATGCCTCCATAATTTCAGAATCTGACATGAAAGCAACAATAAGTGGAACTCAGGGACATATTCAGCTTAATTCTCCTTGGTATATTGCTGATGGATATTCTGTTTCTAAAAATGATAAAAAAGAAACTTTTAGTTTACCAAACTTAGGCATAGGTTATACACATGAAGCAATCGAATGTCATAATTGCATTAGAAACAACCAAATCGAAAGTAAGCTTTGGTCACATCAGAATAGTCTGGATTTGAGTAAGATTGTGGAGGAAATTAAAAATCAAATTGGGTTAGAGTTTTCTTAA
- a CDS encoding GNAT family N-acetyltransferase, with amino-acid sequence MEFKLINPISGDDATYTQKIIAAFLHTHLEQYGDETEDILKAIAYAMNPDKGGNIVIGLEDQKIVGAVVVNNTGMKDYIPENILVYIAVDNSKRGKGYGKKLMEKAISVVEGNIALHVEPDNPAKVLYEKLGFTNKYLEMRLVK; translated from the coding sequence ATGGAATTTAAATTAATTAATCCAATTTCTGGAGACGACGCGACCTATACTCAAAAAATAATTGCCGCTTTTTTACATACGCATTTAGAACAATATGGAGATGAAACAGAAGATATTCTAAAAGCTATTGCTTATGCCATGAATCCTGATAAGGGTGGTAATATTGTTATTGGTTTAGAGGACCAAAAAATTGTTGGAGCTGTAGTTGTAAACAATACCGGAATGAAGGATTATATTCCGGAAAACATTCTCGTTTATATTGCCGTTGACAACTCTAAAAGAGGAAAAGGATATGGAAAAAAACTAATGGAAAAAGCAATTTCTGTAGTCGAAGGTAATATTGCATTACACGTAGAACCGGATAATCCTGCGAAAGTTCTATATGAGAAACTTGGTTTTACGAATAAGTATCTCGAAATGCGTTTAGTAAAATAA
- a CDS encoding YifB family Mg chelatase-like AAA ATPase, whose translation MLVKVYGSAVFGVEATTITIEVHMDKGIGYHLVGLPDSAIKESSFRIAAALKNNGLSLPGKRITINMAPADLRKEGSAYDLPLAMGILVGSDQIKAPAIDDYIIMGELSLDGSLQPIRGALPIAIKAKEEGYKGFFLPIQNVKEAAIVAGLDVYGVSNLQEVIDFFAGKDTLQPTVIDTRAEFYKTLDFPEHDFSDVRGQESIKRCMEIAAAGGHNIILIGPPGAGKTMLAKRVPSILPPMTLREALETTKIHSVAGKLKEVGLMNQRPFRSPHHTISNVALVGGGSYPQPGEISMAHNGVLFLDELPEFKRDVLEVMRQPLEDREVTISRAKFTVTYPSSFMLVASMNPSPSGFFNDPSMPNTSSPHEMQRYLSKISGPLLDRIDIHIEVTPVPFEKLSDDRKAESSVEIRKRVTAAREIQTKRFEALENIHYNAQMSSKLIREYCALDDQSKQLLKTAMERLNLSARAYDRILKVARTIADLDNAPTVVSQHISEAIQYRSLDREGWLG comes from the coding sequence ATGTTAGTAAAAGTTTACGGAAGCGCTGTTTTTGGAGTAGAAGCCACAACCATTACAATAGAAGTGCATATGGATAAAGGGATTGGTTATCATTTAGTTGGATTACCTGATAGCGCCATAAAAGAAAGCAGTTTCCGAATTGCGGCTGCCTTAAAAAACAACGGTTTAAGTTTGCCCGGAAAAAGAATTACCATAAATATGGCACCCGCTGATCTTCGAAAAGAAGGTTCTGCCTACGATTTACCCCTTGCAATGGGAATTTTAGTAGGTTCAGATCAGATAAAAGCACCCGCAATCGACGACTATATTATTATGGGCGAACTTTCTCTCGACGGAAGTTTACAGCCCATTCGCGGCGCTTTACCCATTGCCATAAAAGCCAAGGAAGAAGGTTATAAAGGATTTTTTCTTCCCATCCAAAACGTAAAAGAAGCCGCAATTGTAGCAGGATTAGATGTTTACGGAGTTTCGAATTTGCAGGAAGTAATTGATTTCTTTGCAGGGAAAGACACGCTTCAACCAACAGTAATCGATACAAGAGCCGAATTTTATAAAACCTTAGATTTTCCTGAACACGATTTCTCAGACGTTCGCGGACAGGAAAGTATAAAACGCTGTATGGAAATTGCGGCAGCCGGAGGTCATAATATTATTTTAATAGGTCCGCCCGGAGCAGGAAAAACAATGCTTGCCAAACGAGTTCCAAGTATTTTACCGCCAATGACATTGCGCGAAGCTCTTGAAACTACCAAAATTCATAGCGTTGCCGGAAAATTAAAAGAAGTTGGACTAATGAATCAGCGGCCGTTTCGTAGTCCGCATCATACCATTTCGAATGTAGCACTTGTAGGCGGAGGAAGTTACCCACAGCCGGGCGAAATCTCGATGGCGCACAATGGCGTTTTGTTTCTGGACGAATTGCCGGAATTCAAACGCGATGTTCTGGAAGTGATGCGTCAGCCGCTCGAAGATCGCGAAGTAACCATTTCCCGCGCTAAATTCACCGTAACATATCCGTCATCTTTTATGTTAGTGGCGAGTATGAACCCAAGTCCGAGTGGTTTTTTCAACGATCCAAGTATGCCCAATACTTCGTCACCACACGAAATGCAGCGATATCTCAGCAAGATTTCCGGACCTTTACTAGACAGAATCGACATTCATATCGAAGTTACGCCAGTGCCTTTCGAGAAATTATCTGATGATCGAAAAGCCGAAAGCAGCGTCGAAATTAGAAAAAGAGTTACAGCAGCGCGCGAAATTCAAACCAAGCGATTCGAAGCGCTGGAAAACATACATTATAATGCGCAAATGAGCAGTAAATTAATTCGCGAATATTGCGCACTCGACGACCAATCAAAACAATTACTCAAAACTGCTATGGAACGTCTCAATCTTTCTGCGCGAGCCTACGACAGAATTCTAAAAGTTGCCCGCACAATAGCCGATTTAGATAACGCACCAACCGTAGTTTCGCAACACATCTCCGAAGCTATTCAATATAGAAGCCTGGATAGAGAAGGTTGGCTTGGTTAG